The following coding sequences are from one Xiphophorus couchianus chromosome 7, X_couchianus-1.0, whole genome shotgun sequence window:
- the nifk gene encoding MKI67 FHA domain-interacting nucleolar phosphoprotein isoform X1, producing MTESKAESASQRPRELLALNPELEVEFKKKVQEVKKKNRGGKGSRVTPGVVYVGHLPLGLFEPQLRSYFEQFGTVLRLRLSRSKKTGGSKGFAFIEFESGEVAKIVAETMNNYLMGERLIKCEVLPPEKVHEKLFVGSQRMFRRPAQPAVTRYNRSRSTEQLEAMTRRLLRKESQLRRKLARQGVQYDFPGFAAQKKTTSAVLDASSCSDQTTPVCTPSFLERRKSTVVLDDEEDSEIILKMPEEEEDDDDDDDCNMEEDEEEEDSDSSEDKEEAQ from the exons ATGACAGAAAGCAAAGCGGAGTCCGCTTCGCAGCGGCCCAGAGAGCTGCTGGCGCTGAACCCGGAGCTGGAGGTCGAGTTCAAGAAGAAGGTCCAagaggtgaagaagaagaaccgCGGCGGGAAG GGGAGCCGTGTAACTCCAGGTGTGGTGTATGTCGGCCATCTTCCTCTGGGGCTGTTCGAGCCGCAGCTCCGGTCCTACTTTGAGCAGTTCGGGACGGTCCTGCGCCTGCGGCTGTCCAGGAGcaaaaag ACCGGCGGCAGCAAAGGTTTCGCCTTCATCGAGTTCGAGAGCGGCGAGGTGGCGAAGATCGTCGCGGAAACCATGAACAACTACCTGATGGGGGAAAGGCTCATCAAGT GTGAGGTTCTGCCTCCAGAGAAGGTCCACGAGAAGCTGTTCGTCGGGTCCCAGAGGATGTTCCGCAGGCCGGCCCAGCCCGCCGTGACCCGGTACAACCGGTCCCGCTCGACGGAGCAGCTGGAGGCCATGACCCGCCGCCTGCTGAGGAAGGAGTCGCAGCTGCGCAGGAAGCTGGCCCGGCAGGGGGTCCAGTATGACTTCCCCGGATTT GCGGCCCAGAAGAAGACGACCTCCGCCGTCCTGGACGCTTCGTCCTGCAGCGAT cagaCCACGCCCGTCTGTACGCCGTCCTTCCTGGAGAGGAGGAAGTCCACGGTCGTCCTGGACGACGAGGAGGACAGCGAGATCATCCTGAAGATGccggaggaagaggaagacgatgatgatgatgatgactgcAACatggaggaagatgaggaagaggaggactcTGACAGCTCTGAGGACAAAGAGGAGGCCCAGTGA
- the nifk gene encoding MKI67 FHA domain-interacting nucleolar phosphoprotein isoform X2, producing the protein MTESKAESASQRPRELLALNPELEVEFKKKVQEVKKKNRGGKGSRVTPGVVYVGHLPLGLFEPQLRSYFEQFGTVLRLRLSRSKKTGGSKGFAFIEFESGEVAKIVAETMNNYLMGERLIKCEVLPPEKVHEKLFVGSQRMFRRPAQPAVTRYNRSRSTEQLEAMTRRLLRKESQLRRKLARQGVQYDFPGFAAQKKTTSAVLDASSCSDTTPVCTPSFLERRKSTVVLDDEEDSEIILKMPEEEEDDDDDDDCNMEEDEEEEDSDSSEDKEEAQ; encoded by the exons ATGACAGAAAGCAAAGCGGAGTCCGCTTCGCAGCGGCCCAGAGAGCTGCTGGCGCTGAACCCGGAGCTGGAGGTCGAGTTCAAGAAGAAGGTCCAagaggtgaagaagaagaaccgCGGCGGGAAG GGGAGCCGTGTAACTCCAGGTGTGGTGTATGTCGGCCATCTTCCTCTGGGGCTGTTCGAGCCGCAGCTCCGGTCCTACTTTGAGCAGTTCGGGACGGTCCTGCGCCTGCGGCTGTCCAGGAGcaaaaag ACCGGCGGCAGCAAAGGTTTCGCCTTCATCGAGTTCGAGAGCGGCGAGGTGGCGAAGATCGTCGCGGAAACCATGAACAACTACCTGATGGGGGAAAGGCTCATCAAGT GTGAGGTTCTGCCTCCAGAGAAGGTCCACGAGAAGCTGTTCGTCGGGTCCCAGAGGATGTTCCGCAGGCCGGCCCAGCCCGCCGTGACCCGGTACAACCGGTCCCGCTCGACGGAGCAGCTGGAGGCCATGACCCGCCGCCTGCTGAGGAAGGAGTCGCAGCTGCGCAGGAAGCTGGCCCGGCAGGGGGTCCAGTATGACTTCCCCGGATTT GCGGCCCAGAAGAAGACGACCTCCGCCGTCCTGGACGCTTCGTCCTGCAGCGAT aCCACGCCCGTCTGTACGCCGTCCTTCCTGGAGAGGAGGAAGTCCACGGTCGTCCTGGACGACGAGGAGGACAGCGAGATCATCCTGAAGATGccggaggaagaggaagacgatgatgatgatgatgactgcAACatggaggaagatgaggaagaggaggactcTGACAGCTCTGAGGACAAAGAGGAGGCCCAGTGA